ATCAGCGCCAGCTCGCAAGCAagctataaatacaaattgtaaataaagtttttaaaaaactaaaacaaaatgaaaaaaatgatgaaaaaaaaaatgagatatGAAAACCCTTAAGTGTATGTTTAAGTATAAAAGAAGAGATTCAATAAATACGATATGCCAGCGAATAGAggatgtttaaaaattaaatttcgcaTGTAATGCTTCAATTCGATTCAAATCGTTTTTCAAACGGATTCAAAACTAATTGCAATACATGAATGTAAAATCCGCATTAACTATCTAGTCTAAGTAATTTTACATATCCATTTAaaaacgatgatgatgataactttaaattcaaatttcaccCATAATGCAGCCATAACACTGAGATATTATGTTCTTAATTCTAATTTATGTTCATCTTTCTCATCTTAAGTTCGGCAttaagcaaatgaaatgaataccATATTCATCAAATATGAGCTATAAAACTTGTAAGTGCATAAAGTgaatgtgtttgtatttgtatttgtatagtaCGCGTTTAAATCAATTGTTTCTAATTAATTACGCTAAACagataaacaatatttatgtcttacaaaaataaaaccaaaaattactTACCTATACTTATGTAAGTAGTTCCAGTAGCGTGTCCATCAATGATACTCATAACccaaaagaaaaggaaagaaTAATCGTACTACGGCAAACAATGTGAAAAATGATTgaacatatattaaattaacaataaaatttaacaatttttgagTTGCGCTGTCAGTTTGttataaatagaatttaagTTGAAAGAATACAGAATTTTGCAGCTCTAAAGTAAGTAAGTCTCTCGTTAAGTATACGACATGTTCTCCAAATTCTGTGATACACAATCACTTTTTGGCCATTGGCAGCAATGCCAGATCGACGCATTACCAACATTAAGAGCACACAATAATTGGCAGCTGTTCTCGGCAATTGCGTTCCATTTGAGCCACTTTTTTGTGGTAGACTTTTATGCGACTCAATCGAAGTTGTTTGGGCTTAATTGAGAAGACAACTTGGAGACTCGCGATCTTCAGACTTTGGTCAACGCAGCTCACGAAAAACAACTTTTCGTTGAACGGATTGAAAAATGCGGCAGGTTGACCTTAAACGGAAACTCGTCGCGACGTCGCAGTCGGCGTcgcagcaacaaataaatttatacttcaaatgttgtttatttttttattttcgcaaGAATTGCAAATTAGTTAAGCTCGCGTCGACGGCAACTTGAACGCCTACGCCGATGatgacgacggcgacgacgccgactgcgactgcgacgctgacTGCGACCGAGATTCAGGTGGCTTTTGGTGTTCTTTGCCACAGTCTTAGTCGAATATCGGAGTTGATCGGTCACGGCTCGCAAATGCTCAATGGAAAATTCTACACAGGGCTGCCGCCCAAAATGGTGGAACGTCAATGCGGCGTTGGCCAAAACCGTCAGGAGTCGCACTTCTTTTGGCCCGATGACTCGCAGGTCGACAGCGCCTTGGAGACGCGAGTGAAGCGACGCGGCAGTTTCCAACTGGACTCGGGATCTAAGCCAGTTCAGAGACTCAACTCGCTGCAAGAGGCGGCAACTCCTGAAGTGGACACACGCAAAATGTTCCACAAGGAGTTTGCCAAATCATCCATACAATTCTACGACAACTTGCagcccagcaacaacaatcaatcGAGATTGAATAGAGCTCGTCGAGAGGTGACACCCAAGTTGACGGATGTGGAGCCTCGACAGCTGCTACCCATGAAGACTGTGGAGGAGGAAGATCCAAGTGCAGCCAGACGCAAGCAAGCTTACAGCTCCAAGATACAATTCTATGATTACGTCAACACCAATGAAGGCGACGTGACACAGAACAACACACGACGTCCCAAAATGGACATGAACAACAAGCGTGAAGTGGAATTGAACTCGAAGAACAGTCCCAAGTTGCAGGTGAAGCACAATGTGCGGCATCTGAGTGTGGAGCCACCGCCAATGCGAGTGCTTACCAAGAAGCCGCTCAATGATGGCCAGCAATGGGAGCGGGAGCGGGGCAGACCAACTTTTGTCCTACCCAAGAAGATACTGAAAAATCAGGCCTGGATTGAGGACTTTGATGACTCGCCGCAGGATTATCTGGACCATGGCATGCGAATCTTGCGTGTGCGCAGCCCTGCGCCCGCCAAGAAACATGTTACCTACAGCGAGGAGGCTGACGAGTATGCCTACTATGA
The genomic region above belongs to Drosophila innubila isolate TH190305 chromosome 3R unlocalized genomic scaffold, UK_Dinn_1.0 2_E_3R, whole genome shotgun sequence and contains:
- the LOC117790383 gene encoding putative uncharacterized protein DDB_G0290989 — encoded protein: MLNGKFYTGLPPKMVERQCGVGQNRQESHFFWPDDSQVDSALETRVKRRGSFQLDSGSKPVQRLNSLQEAATPEVDTRKMFHKEFAKSSIQFYDNLQPSNNNQSRLNRARREVTPKLTDVEPRQLLPMKTVEEEDPSAARRKQAYSSKIQFYDYVNTNEGDVTQNNTRRPKMDMNNKREVELNSKNSPKLQVKHNVRHLSVEPPPMRVLTKKPLNDGQQWERERGRPTFVLPKKILKNQAWIEDFDDSPQDYLDHGMRILRVRSPAPAKKHVTYSEEADEYAYYEERPQSRAEGRQLRQSLSQPNMRTGSGQQQQQQHQQPGPYVETGRDTKSLNNYHKSPHNNYNNSNYNNNNNINLRSPRKILPKMPDNTTATATTTATRTLRSRRFDDTQTATARGAEVSMLEQQQLPSPSDPRKHLRSSLCFNGDALVVDVGAAAPSTSAAALARRSSAGQRVSVGLPD